The Candidatus Falkowbacteria bacterium genome includes the window GAGTCGGTAACACCCGAAGGCTCTATCTAATAGGGACTAAGGTGGGATCGATAACAGGGACGAAGTCGTAACAAGGCATCCGTAGCGGAAGCTGTGGATGGATCACCTCCTTTCTAGGGAGTTATTCTAGAACCACTTCGGTCGTTCTAGATAGGTCGTTTCATTTTACTGCCGTGAGGCTTTAAAGTGATTCGCTCTCTGCTATCTCTCGAGAGTAGCAGAGTTGCACTTGGATTGAATTGGCGCCTGTTGACCCCAAAATATAGCAATTAATTGATCGGCAAATAGTTTATGGGCCTATTTGTAGGGAAAGGATTGGCTTCAACTATTGTTAAGGACAGTCCTTTTTTGTTAGAATACCATAGTTAGGACGACTAGCTCAGTTGGTTAGAGCGCGACACTGATAATGTCGAGGTCGGAGGTTCGACTCCTCCGTCGTCCACCGTATGCGTTTCCCTTCCGAAGCGCCTATAGTCGCGGGGTAGAGCAGTTGGCAGCTCGTCGGGCCCATAACCCGAAGGTCGTCGGTTCAAATCCGACCCCCGCAACAAAAAACATCGCATCTTTGGTGCGATATGCCGAGGTAGCTCAGTGGTAGAGCAATAGACTGAAAATCTATGTGTCGGGAGTTCAATCCTCCCCCTCGGCACCAATCGATTTTCAATAATCAATGATCAATTTTCAAAAAAACTTTCTTCATTGGAAATTGGTCATCGGTGATTGAAAATTTTTTATTTCGGGGTGTAGTATATTGGTAGTACGCGTGGTTTGGGACCATGTAGGCTGGGTTCGATTCCCAGCACCCCGACATAACTTTTTGGCAAGGCCTCGTGCCTTGGCAAAAATTATCTCGCGGTGCTGAGCGGCAGAGAATTCGGTGTACGGTGTGGGGCTTCCGCCCCTTCGATTCCCAGCACCCCGACATAAGGTAGGCGGGTATCGTATAGTGGCTATTACCATAGCCTTCCAAGCTATTGATGGGGGTTCGAATCCCCCTACCCGCTCAGCAAACAAAAAACCAGGATTAATCCTGGTTTTTTGTTTGCTGTGGTATAATTTTAATTATTAAACTAAACCATATGCAAATCCCTATCGCCAGCACGATTACCCTGATCATGGAGCTAATCATCGGCTTCCTGATTTATTTTATTGTTTTTCAAGGTTACAAGAACAATAAATTCTCTTCGAAGCTGGCCTTTTTCGCTATCAGTTACGAGATAGTGTTCAATGTGGGTTACATGGTCTATCGGACTGTCGTAAAACCATCAACCGCACAGCTAGGCGGCGCCCTGAAAGGCGTTGCAGCCGCTCATGGCATACTCTCACTGATAATGCTGATCGCTGTCGTAGCGCTCTTCCTGAAGGCCTCAAAGGAATATGCGAAAAACACTAACTACTTCGCCGCCCACCGGATGCAAACCTGTCTCTTTGTTTTACTTTGGAGCATCTCCCTTCTTTCTGGTATCTTCCTCTACGCCAAGGTCTACTTGTTCTAGGTAATGATGCAGCCAACGGGTTGCGACGATTCAATTCGTACCCGAAATCTGCTAAACTATACCCATATGGTCATAATCGCCAAAAAATACTTTTTCCGATTGGTCATGCTAGCCCTGTCAATCTACATCGGCTACCATTGGTACGTTTCCTACCCTAAGGACCAGCCGAGAGAGGCTGGAAAAATTTTCAGCTTCGTTACCAGGGACGTCGGTTTTCATTGGGATGAATTCAAGCAGGCGGTGAGGGATTTCCAGCACATGCTAGTCAAGGACATCAATACGGAGGCCCGTGTCCGCCGTGGCGGCATGGATCGCCTAGCTCGCGCCTTGGACTATTATAAGGGAGAAAAAGAAAACTACCCGGAAAAAATTGACGATGTGGCCTCATGGTACAAAGACTATAACGAGATTACCAAGGACCCCTCCTTCAAATATGAACCTTCGGCCGACGGCAAGCATTTCAGGATATCGCTAACCCTGAATAACGGCGAAGTCTACTCGGTTGAAAGATAACAGGAATTATATACTCAAAAAGCTCCCCGCCAAGGGAGTTTTTTGATAAGGAAAGCAATAAAAATACCAATCTGTCAAATATTGCACCCCATGGGTCCTATCTTGACTAATTGCTAAAAATGGGCTAATATTTATGTATTAATTTTGAATTAAATAACTAAGCAAACTCCAGACTATGCTTACTATCAGACTATCCCGAGTTGGCACCAAGAACAAGCCGATGTACCGCCTGGTCATCTCTGAAAAGGGTCGTGATCCGTATGGCCGCGCTTTGGAAATCCTGGGTTCCTACAACCCTTACACCAAAGAATTGCAAGCCAAGGCTGACCGCATCAAGCACTGGTTGTCACAAGGAGCCGGCATGTCCGCAACCGTCAACAATCTTCTTTTGGACAAGAAGCTGATTGAAGGCGAGAAGGTCAAAGCCTCTATCGCTCGCAAGCCCAAGAAAGAATCCAAGGGCTAATTCGTTTCGTTGACAACTACTCGTTTTCTATCGTACTATAATTATCAAGCGGCTTCGAGTTTTCGAAGGTAGCATAATTAATTAAGAGCCCTTTCAATGCTGAAAAGATTTCAATCGATCAGTTTGGAAGAAGAAGAAACAATCCTATGGAAAGAGACAAAGAGTTCCTAGAATTCCTAGTTAAGTCGATCGTTGCACATCCTAACGATGTCATCGTTGACCGCACTATTGATGAAATGGGTGTCCTCCTGACCCTGAAGATCAACCCGGAAGACATGGGCTACATCATTGGCCGCCGCGGTCAGACCGCCCAGGCAATCCGCACCCTGTTGCGCATTGTCGGTGCCAAGAACAATGCACGCGTCAACCTGAAGATTTATGAACCGGAAGGATCTCGCAGACCGGCTCGCAGCCAAGAACCAGAAGAGCTGATCGATACATCAGCTATCGACGACCTCAAAATCTAAACGTACTCGTTTCGATATCAAAAAAACCGCATCAATACTGCGGTTTTTTTGTTTTCCAGAGCGTGCTATAATGGGCATAGGTTCTTTCCATCAACCCAAAGGAGGTGAACAGTATGCTGAATCACGAACAAGCGAAAGCAGTCCTGACACTGAAGCACCTCAAAGCCCACTCGCTTTCCGACCTCGGCCCGCTTCATCAGCAGACCTACCACAGCTTCATCAGCTACATACAGAATCGGCACTGCAACAACCCGCTCGCTCTTGTCAGCGTGCCTTTCAGGGATGACCTGGCAGCAAGGTTCGGTGTTGACGGCCTGGTGGTTTTGCTGACTGAGCGTTCCTGGAGCAATCTGCTCTACATGGACCGAGCCATCTTCAAAAGCAGCCCGGCGGTGCATGTCGTCAACTCAATGATTCGCGATTCCTTCAATATCAGCCAATGCAGCATTTCCTGCATCAAATTCTGTTAACCTCTACCTGCATGCGGCTGCTTTGGCGGCCGCATTTTTTTGGCCAAAGATTTCTGCTTCCCGATTATCCAAAAAGCCTTTAGCCAATTTGACTTGATTAAATCTGATTAATTGGTAAGATAAGACTCTTCAAACAAAAAACCATGAAATTCAAAATTATCACCATATTCCCGGAAATATTCAGCTCCTACATCAGCGAGAGCATCATTAAGCGCGCCCAAGAAAAAGGCATTGTCAGCATCAAACCCTACAATCTGCGTGACTGGACCGAGGACAACCACAAGACCGTCGATGACACCCCCTATGGCGGCGGCGCTGGCATGGTCATGAAAATAGAGCCGATTTACAAGGCCCTGCAGGCGATCGACCCTCAAGGCAAGGGGGTAAAGAATAAGAAAATAGTTCTTATGTCCGCCAAGGGAAAAACATGGGACCAGCAAATGGCAAAGAAATATGCCAAGCTCGATGAGGTCATCTTTATCTGCGGCCGCTACGAGGGTGTCGATGAACGCGTGGCCAAACTGATAGACGAGGAAGTGTCTATCGGCGATTACGTCATGACTGGTGGCGAACTGGGCGCTTTGGTCATGATCGATTCCATCACTCGTCTCCTGCCCGGAGCTCTCGGCAATGCTGAGAGCGCGGTACAGGA containing:
- the trmD gene encoding tRNA (guanosine(37)-N1)-methyltransferase TrmD codes for the protein MKFKIITIFPEIFSSYISESIIKRAQEKGIVSIKPYNLRDWTEDNHKTVDDTPYGGGAGMVMKIEPIYKALQAIDPQGKGVKNKKIVLMSAKGKTWDQQMAKKYAKLDEVIFICGRYEGVDERVAKLIDEEVSIGDYVMTGGELGALVMIDSITRLLPGALGNAESAVQESHTTPGILEYPQYTRPEEFEINGKKYKVPDVLLSGNHAEIEKWRKAESRNKK
- a CDS encoding KH domain-containing protein encodes the protein MERDKEFLEFLVKSIVAHPNDVIVDRTIDEMGVLLTLKINPEDMGYIIGRRGQTAQAIRTLLRIVGAKNNARVNLKIYEPEGSRRPARSQEPEELIDTSAIDDLKI
- the rpsP gene encoding 30S ribosomal protein S16, encoding MLTIRLSRVGTKNKPMYRLVISEKGRDPYGRALEILGSYNPYTKELQAKADRIKHWLSQGAGMSATVNNLLLDKKLIEGEKVKASIARKPKKESKG